A portion of the Rhodococcus pseudokoreensis genome contains these proteins:
- a CDS encoding OB-fold domain-containing protein yields the protein MRTPPIGVTAYGVYLPIWRLQRKDIGAALGSGGGHGSRSAAADDEDSTSMGVEAGRAALGRAGRASGIVFATATAAYADKSNAAIVHAALGLDRSVSAYDFVGASRSGVGAIVAAADAGAAGRPTLAVLSDVRTGMPSSADEREGGDGAAALLFGTGDDVVAALIGHGSASAEFLDRWRIPGESSSKLWEERFAEGAYLELAKEAVDGALKAAGLTMADIDRVAVGGLHRRAVKAFAKSLSREAAAHSVDPQAPFLLVDDLSDTIGATGTAQPGILLATALDEAAPEETILIVNLADGADALVFEATASLPAFRENRTAKSVSEQVTGGRTVDYQRYLTWRGYLRREAPRRPDPDRPAAPPSARNADWKFGLAASRCRSCGTRHMPAIRVCRHCHSVDQMDRERVADERGTIATYQADLLAYTLSPPLIGAAVNFAGGGRLMCEVTDADASTLKIGDEVEMTFRRLYTTGDGVHNYFWKARPVGRATDADKEA from the coding sequence ATGAGGACACCACCGATCGGGGTCACCGCGTACGGCGTGTATCTGCCGATCTGGCGCCTGCAGCGCAAGGACATCGGTGCAGCCCTCGGCTCCGGCGGCGGACACGGTTCCCGCTCGGCGGCCGCCGACGACGAGGACTCCACGTCGATGGGTGTAGAGGCCGGCCGAGCGGCCCTCGGCCGCGCCGGCCGTGCGAGCGGAATCGTATTCGCCACCGCAACAGCGGCATACGCCGACAAGTCCAACGCCGCAATCGTGCACGCCGCGCTCGGCCTCGACCGGTCGGTGTCGGCATACGACTTCGTCGGCGCCTCACGCTCGGGGGTCGGCGCCATCGTTGCCGCCGCCGACGCCGGCGCCGCAGGTCGCCCGACCCTGGCCGTGCTGTCCGACGTCCGCACCGGCATGCCGAGTTCGGCGGACGAGCGCGAGGGCGGTGACGGCGCCGCGGCGCTGCTGTTCGGAACCGGCGACGACGTTGTCGCCGCACTGATCGGGCACGGCTCCGCCTCCGCCGAGTTCCTGGACCGTTGGCGGATTCCGGGCGAGTCCAGCAGCAAGCTGTGGGAAGAACGGTTCGCCGAGGGCGCGTACCTCGAACTCGCGAAGGAAGCCGTCGACGGCGCACTCAAGGCCGCCGGTTTGACGATGGCCGACATCGACCGGGTCGCAGTGGGGGGTCTCCACCGCCGCGCGGTCAAGGCGTTCGCCAAGTCGCTCTCGCGTGAGGCGGCCGCACACTCGGTGGATCCGCAGGCTCCGTTCCTGCTGGTCGACGACCTGTCCGACACCATCGGTGCCACCGGCACCGCGCAGCCGGGCATCCTGCTCGCCACCGCGCTCGACGAGGCGGCGCCGGAGGAGACCATCCTCATTGTGAACCTGGCGGACGGTGCCGATGCGCTCGTGTTCGAGGCCACCGCCTCGCTGCCGGCATTCCGGGAGAACCGCACGGCGAAATCGGTCTCCGAGCAGGTAACCGGCGGCCGCACCGTCGACTACCAGCGCTACCTGACCTGGCGCGGCTACCTCAGGCGGGAAGCGCCGCGGCGACCGGACCCGGACCGTCCCGCGGCCCCACCGTCGGCCCGCAACGCGGACTGGAAGTTCGGGCTCGCTGCGTCCCGCTGCCGGTCGTGCGGCACCCGGCACATGCCGGCCATCCGGGTGTGCCGTCACTGCCACAGCGTCGATCAGATGGACCGGGAGCGGGTGGCCGACGAGCGCGGCACCATCGCGACATATCAGGCCGATCTGCTCGCCTACACCCTGAGCCCACCGCTCATCGGGGCTGCGGTCAACTTCGCCGGTGGTGGCCGACTGATGTGCGAGGTGACCGACGCCGACGCTTCGACCCTGAAGATCGGTGACGAGGTCGAGATGACGTTCCGCCGCCTGTACACCACCGGCGACGGCGTGCACAACTATTTCTGGAAGGCGCGCCCGGTCGGCCGCGCCACCGACGCCGACAAGGAGGCGTGA
- a CDS encoding AMP-binding protein, with protein MTATHEARSGPRPGVVEILRAVAATVGDREAVVHGRTRRTYAEVVANVDAFARYLVSRGAGCEEACTDTGAFDTNQKRLALYLHNGLEFAEALYGAMAARAAPFNVNYRYTATELVAIFDDAAPAVIVYHSMFAATLIDVLPELPHRPVLVQVPDHSDYPLLPGAVWFGDALTTAPTAQLPEPSGEDLVLVYTGGTTGRPKGVMWRNHDLWIAACGGADYPADITAAQMGRLADEVPGPKFLASAPFMHGAGLWFLMRVLAQGGTVVIPDAVTRFDEAQACALIEHERINCVLLVAEAFANPMARHLTENKYDLDCVTFVGLGGGITTMETKSALMAAMPNAELVDSAGSSETGGILRATAQPGDVATSGTFALSPRACVISADRSRFAEAGSGEHGWLGARGPLPVGYLHDPAKTATTFIEVAGERIALTGDRAMLLDGGGLRLLGRDSVTINSGGEKIFAEEVERAVRRHPRVRDVIVVGRPHPRWGEQVVAVVVLDAPVAHSELVEAMSDQIARYKRPKIFIEVGAIPRSPAGKPDYRWAKSFVENLVEV; from the coding sequence GTGACTGCGACTCACGAGGCGAGGTCCGGGCCCCGGCCCGGAGTCGTCGAAATCCTTCGTGCGGTCGCCGCCACGGTGGGCGATCGTGAGGCCGTCGTGCACGGTCGGACGCGTCGCACGTACGCCGAAGTGGTCGCGAACGTCGATGCGTTCGCCCGCTACCTCGTCTCTCGCGGTGCGGGGTGCGAGGAGGCGTGCACCGATACCGGCGCGTTCGATACCAACCAGAAACGGCTCGCGCTGTACTTGCACAACGGGCTCGAGTTCGCCGAGGCACTGTACGGGGCGATGGCGGCGCGGGCGGCGCCCTTCAACGTCAACTACCGGTACACCGCAACGGAGCTCGTCGCGATCTTCGACGATGCCGCGCCAGCCGTCATCGTCTACCACTCGATGTTCGCGGCCACACTCATCGACGTGCTGCCCGAGCTGCCGCACCGACCGGTCCTGGTTCAGGTGCCGGACCATTCGGACTACCCACTGCTCCCCGGTGCAGTCTGGTTCGGCGACGCACTGACGACTGCGCCGACGGCCCAGCTACCCGAACCGTCCGGTGAGGACCTCGTCCTCGTGTACACCGGCGGGACCACCGGCCGACCGAAGGGCGTCATGTGGCGTAACCACGATCTGTGGATCGCCGCCTGCGGCGGTGCGGATTACCCGGCGGATATCACGGCCGCGCAGATGGGTCGTCTCGCCGACGAGGTTCCCGGGCCGAAGTTCCTGGCGTCCGCACCGTTCATGCACGGTGCCGGACTGTGGTTCTTGATGCGCGTTCTGGCGCAGGGCGGCACGGTCGTCATCCCCGACGCGGTTACCCGCTTCGACGAGGCCCAAGCGTGTGCGCTGATCGAACATGAACGCATCAACTGCGTGCTGCTCGTCGCCGAGGCGTTCGCCAACCCGATGGCCCGGCACCTGACGGAGAACAAGTACGACCTCGACTGCGTCACTTTCGTCGGTCTCGGCGGAGGGATCACCACCATGGAGACCAAGAGTGCGCTCATGGCGGCGATGCCGAACGCCGAACTCGTCGACTCCGCGGGGTCGTCCGAGACCGGTGGCATCCTGCGAGCGACCGCCCAACCCGGGGACGTTGCCACATCTGGCACCTTCGCCCTGTCCCCGCGGGCGTGTGTGATCAGCGCGGATCGGTCACGCTTCGCCGAAGCAGGGTCGGGAGAGCACGGATGGCTCGGCGCACGTGGGCCGCTTCCGGTCGGCTACCTACACGATCCCGCGAAAACCGCGACCACGTTCATCGAGGTCGCCGGCGAGCGGATCGCCCTCACGGGAGACCGCGCAATGCTGCTCGACGGCGGTGGGCTGAGACTGCTCGGACGCGATTCGGTCACTATCAACTCCGGTGGGGAGAAGATTTTTGCCGAGGAGGTCGAGCGCGCGGTCCGGCGACACCCGCGTGTGCGCGATGTGATCGTGGTGGGACGGCCGCACCCGCGATGGGGCGAACAGGTCGTCGCGGTCGTCGTGCTCGACGCACCCGTCGCGCACTCGGAACTGGTGGAAGCGATGTCCGATCAGATCGCGCGTTACAAGCGGCCAAAGATCTTCATCGAGGTCGGTGCCATCCCCCGCTCACCGGCGGGCAAACCAGACTACCGATGGGCAAAGTCGTTCGTCGAGAACCTAGTTGAGGTGTGA
- a CDS encoding acyl-CoA dehydrogenase family protein yields MSTAVPSKTTVELVPELLPAELEPLRAEVRSFLAAELAAGSFTPKPDCWVIHPDRAFTRKLAARGWLGMAIPARYGGHEKSMLERFVISEELLAAGAPVNLHWGGDRQIAPALLNFGTEEQRHRFLPRIASGEFIAAIGLSEPDSGSDLASVRTRGAKVDGGWKVTGTKIWTSAAHLADAIVTLVRTGNAGPSRHEGLTQMIIEVPDDRIVIRPIYSLSGEHHFNEVIFDDVFVPDAMVLGQVGSGWQQITAELAFERSGPERILSTTVLLRQLARRNAIDPPTLGRLVSRMWSLREASISIAFALTSGQAPGTAAAIVKDLGTRFEREVVEAARATGLEPDHRSDDPLARLLAQAITSSPTATLRGGTNEILRGVIARALGVR; encoded by the coding sequence ATGAGTACGGCAGTACCCTCGAAAACCACCGTGGAGCTCGTTCCGGAACTACTGCCGGCAGAGCTCGAACCGCTGCGGGCCGAAGTCCGCTCGTTCCTGGCGGCCGAGCTGGCCGCCGGGAGCTTCACCCCGAAACCGGACTGCTGGGTGATCCACCCCGACCGCGCCTTCACCAGGAAGCTGGCCGCCCGCGGCTGGCTCGGGATGGCGATCCCAGCTCGGTACGGTGGGCACGAGAAATCGATGCTCGAACGGTTCGTCATCTCCGAGGAACTGCTCGCGGCCGGCGCACCGGTGAACCTGCACTGGGGCGGTGACCGGCAGATCGCACCCGCGCTGCTCAACTTCGGTACCGAAGAGCAGCGCCACCGATTCCTACCCCGAATCGCAAGCGGTGAGTTCATCGCCGCGATCGGACTGAGCGAACCCGACAGCGGCTCCGACCTGGCCTCGGTCCGCACCCGCGGCGCGAAGGTCGACGGCGGCTGGAAGGTCACCGGAACCAAGATCTGGACCAGCGCCGCGCATCTCGCCGACGCCATCGTCACACTCGTGCGCACCGGCAACGCAGGACCGAGCCGACACGAGGGACTGACCCAGATGATCATCGAAGTTCCCGACGACCGCATCGTCATCCGACCGATCTACTCGCTCAGCGGCGAGCACCACTTCAACGAAGTCATCTTCGACGACGTATTCGTGCCCGACGCGATGGTGCTCGGTCAGGTCGGATCCGGCTGGCAACAGATCACCGCCGAACTCGCCTTCGAACGCAGCGGCCCGGAGCGAATCCTGTCCACGACGGTATTGCTGCGCCAACTCGCCCGCCGCAACGCAATCGACCCACCGACACTGGGCCGGCTCGTCTCACGCATGTGGTCGCTACGAGAAGCGTCGATCTCGATTGCATTCGCGCTGACCTCAGGGCAGGCCCCCGGCACCGCCGCAGCCATCGTCAAAGACCTCGGCACCCGCTTCGAACGTGAGGTCGTCGAGGCCGCCCGCGCTACCGGCCTCGAACCCGACCACCGCTCCGACGATCCACTCGCCCGGCTGCTCGCCCAGGCGATCACCAGCTCGCCGACGGCCACGCTGCGTGGCGGCACCAACGAAATTCTGCGCGGAGTCATCGCGCGTGCGCTAGGAGTGCGATGA
- a CDS encoding SDR family oxidoreductase: protein MGTLDGRVAIVTGGGRGLGREHALLFAKEGATVVVNDLGGSAIGDGSDISAAQSVVDEITAAGGKAVANRDSVTDWASAKRLIDTAVEEFGDLHVVVNNAGILRDRTLVNMTEEEFDTVVDVHLKGTFAVTRHAAAYWRDQAKAGKEIDRSLINTSSGSGLHGNPGQVNYASAKAGIAAMTQIAAKELERYHVRSNCIAPVARTRLTEATPGLGQVMVESIDKDFDEWHPANISPLVALLAAENCEFTGHAFRVLGGEVGLYQGWTVVDEVTSDARWTIEELAAATKHMPSRPSNAIPGKHADKMGK from the coding sequence ATGGGAACTTTGGATGGCCGAGTGGCAATCGTCACCGGAGGTGGCCGGGGCCTCGGGCGGGAGCACGCGCTGCTCTTCGCCAAGGAGGGTGCGACGGTCGTAGTGAACGATCTCGGCGGAAGCGCGATCGGCGATGGCTCGGACATCTCGGCCGCACAGTCGGTCGTCGACGAGATCACCGCGGCGGGCGGAAAGGCCGTCGCCAACCGGGACAGCGTGACCGACTGGGCGAGCGCCAAGCGGTTGATCGACACGGCCGTCGAGGAGTTCGGCGACCTGCACGTCGTCGTGAACAACGCCGGCATCCTGCGCGACCGCACCCTGGTCAACATGACCGAGGAAGAGTTCGACACGGTCGTCGACGTACACCTCAAGGGCACCTTCGCGGTCACCCGCCACGCCGCCGCCTACTGGCGTGACCAGGCCAAGGCCGGCAAGGAAATCGACCGGTCGTTGATCAACACCTCGTCGGGATCGGGCCTGCACGGCAACCCCGGCCAGGTCAACTACGCCTCCGCCAAGGCCGGCATCGCCGCGATGACCCAGATCGCCGCCAAGGAACTCGAGCGCTACCACGTGCGGTCCAACTGCATCGCGCCGGTGGCCCGCACCCGCCTCACCGAGGCAACTCCGGGTCTCGGCCAGGTGATGGTCGAGTCCATCGACAAGGACTTCGACGAGTGGCACCCCGCGAACATCTCGCCGCTGGTTGCGCTGCTCGCAGCAGAGAACTGCGAGTTCACCGGCCACGCGTTCCGCGTGCTCGGTGGCGAGGTGGGCCTGTACCAGGGCTGGACCGTCGTCGACGAGGTCACCAGCGACGCGCGCTGGACCATCGAGGAACTCGCCGCCGCGACCAAGCACATGCCGTCCAGGCCGTCGAACGCCATCCCCGGCAAGCACGCCGACAAGATGGGCAAGTAG
- a CDS encoding acyl-CoA dehydrogenase family protein: MERTLFEQDHNDFRAMVRSFLEAEVAPHMPQWEQDGLLPKNIFQRFGDLGLAGLNIPEEYGGGGVDDFRFNAVFIEEVHLTYSGIGGLGVHTQVVTPYFLNCADDVQKKRWLPDIAAGRKMCSIAMTEPGAGSDLSGIKTTAVRDGDDWIVNGAKTFITGGINADLVVVACRTSRSEEDRRGGMSLLVIEDGMPGFTKGRKLDKLGCRSTDTAELHFENVRVPNTNMLGEEGKGFGYLTFNLIAERLIQAIAAVATARAAMNQAIPYVKERKVFGQTVSQFQNTKFVLAECATEIEAAQALVDRAILAYNDKTLTVADVAKVKLFATEMAGRVVDKCLQLHGGYGYMLEYPIARLYADIRLARIAAGSSEIMKTVIAKDLSL; the protein is encoded by the coding sequence ATGGAACGCACTCTTTTCGAACAGGATCACAACGACTTCCGCGCGATGGTGCGGAGCTTCCTCGAGGCCGAAGTCGCACCGCACATGCCGCAGTGGGAGCAGGACGGCCTGCTGCCGAAGAACATCTTCCAGCGTTTCGGCGACCTCGGCCTGGCCGGGCTGAACATCCCGGAGGAATACGGCGGCGGCGGTGTCGACGATTTCCGCTTCAACGCGGTATTCATCGAGGAGGTGCACCTGACCTATTCCGGCATCGGCGGCCTCGGGGTGCACACCCAGGTCGTGACACCCTACTTCCTCAACTGCGCCGACGACGTGCAGAAAAAGCGTTGGCTGCCCGACATCGCCGCCGGCCGCAAGATGTGCTCGATTGCCATGACCGAACCCGGTGCCGGATCGGACCTGTCCGGTATCAAGACCACCGCGGTCCGGGATGGCGACGACTGGATAGTCAACGGCGCCAAAACCTTCATCACCGGCGGCATCAACGCGGACCTGGTAGTCGTCGCCTGCCGCACCTCGCGTAGCGAGGAAGACCGGCGCGGCGGAATGAGCCTGCTCGTGATCGAAGACGGCATGCCGGGCTTCACCAAGGGCCGCAAACTCGACAAACTCGGATGCCGCTCCACCGACACCGCCGAACTGCACTTCGAGAACGTGCGGGTGCCGAACACCAACATGCTCGGTGAGGAAGGCAAAGGCTTCGGATACCTCACCTTCAACCTCATCGCAGAGCGACTCATCCAGGCCATCGCCGCCGTCGCCACGGCCCGCGCCGCCATGAACCAGGCGATCCCATATGTCAAGGAGCGCAAAGTCTTCGGTCAAACCGTCTCGCAGTTCCAGAACACCAAGTTCGTGCTCGCCGAATGCGCCACCGAGATCGAAGCCGCCCAAGCGCTGGTCGACCGGGCGATTCTCGCCTACAACGACAAGACACTCACCGTCGCAGATGTCGCCAAGGTGAAACTGTTCGCCACCGAGATGGCCGGTCGTGTCGTCGACAAGTGCTTGCAGCTGCACGGCGGCTACGGCTACATGCTCGAATATCCGATCGCACGACTCTATGCCGACATCCGCCTGGCGAGGATCGCGGCGGGCTCGAGCGAGATCATGAAGACTGTGATCGCGAAGGACCTGTCGCTGTGA
- a CDS encoding FAS1-like dehydratase domain-containing protein has protein sequence MPVERGKIREFAKATMSDNQAYQGANPVIPPTFLTTAGFFWQTAESKEAGAHGLDPKRTLHAEQEYIFHGEPPRAGDELTAQARILDRYTKEGRRGGTLTFVETVVEFRDKTGRLVAEQRSTGVQTSHAPKEA, from the coding sequence ATGCCGGTGGAACGGGGCAAGATCCGCGAGTTCGCCAAGGCGACCATGTCGGACAACCAGGCGTACCAGGGCGCCAACCCGGTGATCCCACCGACGTTCCTCACAACCGCCGGATTCTTCTGGCAAACAGCCGAATCCAAGGAAGCAGGCGCACACGGCCTCGACCCGAAGCGCACGCTGCACGCCGAGCAGGAATACATCTTCCACGGCGAGCCGCCCCGTGCCGGTGACGAACTCACCGCACAGGCGCGCATCCTCGACCGTTACACCAAGGAGGGCCGCCGCGGCGGCACGCTCACCTTCGTCGAGACGGTCGTCGAATTCCGCGACAAGACCGGTCGCCTCGTCGCCGAGCAGCGCTCGACCGGCGTGCAGACCTCACACGCACCCAAGGAGGCCTGA
- a CDS encoding MaoC/PaaZ C-terminal domain-containing protein: MTTTETRAVTVGDKATEHTFGPLTITDIVRYAGASGDMNPLHHDEAAAKAAGFAGIFSIGMFQAGLLATFAANWLGAENVRRFTTRFKEQVWPGDTLTCTGEVTDVHAGDGGSTVEITLTCTRQTGGVAIDGSAEFWLPGPETAEIVRSYT; the protein is encoded by the coding sequence ATGACGACGACCGAAACTCGTGCCGTCACCGTGGGCGACAAGGCGACCGAACACACCTTCGGCCCGCTGACCATCACGGACATCGTCCGCTACGCCGGCGCCTCGGGCGACATGAACCCGCTGCACCACGACGAAGCCGCCGCCAAGGCGGCCGGGTTTGCCGGCATCTTCTCCATCGGCATGTTCCAGGCCGGCCTGCTCGCCACGTTCGCCGCGAACTGGCTCGGGGCCGAGAACGTGCGACGCTTCACCACCCGCTTCAAGGAACAGGTGTGGCCCGGCGACACGCTGACCTGCACCGGCGAGGTCACCGATGTGCATGCGGGCGACGGCGGCAGCACCGTCGAAATCACGCTCACCTGCACCCGCCAGACCGGCGGCGTGGCCATCGACGGATCCGCCGAATTCTGGCTTCCTGGCCCTGAAACCGCCGAAATCGTAAGGAGTTACACATGA
- a CDS encoding acetyl-CoA acetyltransferase, with protein MATHGIRDKVAIVGMGCTPFGEHWSKSAEDLLVDANTEALASAGLAQADIDAYWLGTMGSGYSGQLLSRTLKLDYKPVTRVENFCATGSEAFRNACYAVASGAVDVAMAIGVEKLKDSGYSGLVSTPPPHDGTAVAITTPAAFGLLAPAYAKMAGLDDDTLKEVITRIAWKNHYNGARNPRAQFRKELSMEAIRNSPKVSGMLGVLDCSGVSDGSAAAIIVRAEDAYQYTDKPIFVKALSMVAGPGDGPMDPTFDYTSIREVVKCADAAYAEAGVRNPREEIAMAEVHDCFTPTELVLMEDLGFSEKGEAWRDVMDGAFDLDGALPVNPDGGLKSFGHPIGASGLRMLFECWLQLRQQAPPERQVQSIVTGERKLGLTHNLGGRPGDCVSFISVVGAEPAS; from the coding sequence ATGGCCACCCACGGAATTCGCGACAAGGTCGCCATCGTCGGCATGGGATGTACCCCGTTCGGCGAGCACTGGAGCAAGAGCGCCGAGGACCTTCTCGTCGACGCCAACACCGAGGCGCTCGCCTCGGCCGGCCTCGCCCAGGCCGACATCGACGCGTACTGGCTCGGCACGATGGGATCCGGATACTCGGGCCAGTTGCTCTCGCGCACACTGAAACTCGATTACAAGCCGGTCACCCGTGTGGAGAACTTCTGCGCCACCGGATCGGAGGCCTTCCGCAACGCCTGCTACGCCGTCGCATCCGGCGCTGTGGACGTGGCGATGGCGATCGGCGTCGAAAAACTCAAGGACTCCGGCTACTCCGGTCTGGTGTCCACGCCGCCACCGCACGACGGCACCGCGGTCGCGATCACCACTCCGGCCGCATTCGGCTTGCTCGCTCCCGCCTACGCAAAGATGGCCGGGCTCGACGACGACACCCTCAAAGAGGTCATCACCCGCATAGCCTGGAAGAACCACTACAACGGTGCGCGCAACCCACGCGCACAGTTCCGCAAGGAGCTGTCGATGGAGGCAATCCGCAACAGCCCCAAAGTGTCCGGCATGCTCGGCGTGCTCGACTGCTCCGGTGTCTCGGACGGCTCGGCAGCGGCAATCATCGTCCGCGCCGAGGACGCCTACCAGTACACCGACAAGCCGATCTTCGTCAAGGCACTGTCGATGGTCGCCGGCCCCGGAGACGGTCCAATGGACCCGACCTTCGACTACACCTCCATCCGCGAGGTCGTCAAATGCGCCGACGCCGCCTACGCCGAAGCCGGTGTGCGCAATCCCCGCGAAGAGATCGCGATGGCCGAAGTGCACGACTGCTTCACCCCCACCGAACTGGTGCTCATGGAAGACCTCGGGTTCAGTGAAAAGGGCGAAGCATGGCGCGACGTGATGGACGGCGCGTTCGACCTCGACGGCGCGCTACCGGTCAACCCGGACGGCGGCCTCAAGAGCTTCGGCCACCCGATCGGCGCGTCCGGCCTGCGGATGCTCTTCGAATGCTGGCTGCAACTACGGCAGCAGGCACCGCCGGAACGACAGGTCCAGAGCATCGTCACCGGCGAACGGAAGCTCGGCCTGACCCACAACCTGGGCGGACGACCCGGCGACTGCGTGAGCTTTATTTCCGTCGTCGGCGCCGAGCCGGCGTCCTGA